In one window of Nodosilinea sp. PGN35 DNA:
- a CDS encoding ferredoxin yields MTQFDEQTTGFEPELGGQLRQTGDRTGLEPELGGQLRQKGVYVDEITCIGCKHCAHVARNTFYIEPDYGRSRVYRQDGDSEELIQEAIDTCPVDCIHWIDYTELKQLERDRKHQVIPVVGFPVDKAMSTLQMRKAKRRNQRRPDSGV; encoded by the coding sequence ATGACACAGTTTGACGAACAGACCACGGGTTTTGAACCGGAGCTAGGCGGGCAGCTGCGCCAGACGGGCGATCGCACCGGCCTAGAACCCGAGCTAGGCGGACAGCTGCGCCAGAAGGGCGTCTACGTAGACGAGATCACCTGCATTGGCTGCAAGCACTGCGCCCACGTGGCCCGCAACACCTTTTACATTGAGCCCGACTACGGCAGGTCGCGAGTCTACCGCCAGGATGGCGACTCTGAGGAGCTGATTCAGGAGGCGATCGACACCTGCCCGGTGGACTGCATCCACTGGATTGACTATACGGAACTAAAGCAGCTGGAGCGCGATCGCAAGCATCAGGTCATTCCGGTGGTGGGCTTTCCTGTAGATAAAGCCATGTCAACCCTGCAAATGCGGAAGGCCAAACGCCGGAACCAGCGGCGGCCCGATTCTGGGGTTTAA
- a CDS encoding DUF1257 domain-containing protein, whose protein sequence is MSHFSQIKTKIRNLDSLKLALSDLGTDWKAGPCDVRGYQGQTQTAELVISQENGYDIGFRRNPETEDYELVADLQYWRQPLTVEGFLSQVTQRYAYNTVMAETSRQGFQLAEEQVREDGSVRLVVQRWNG, encoded by the coding sequence ATGTCACACTTTAGTCAAATCAAAACTAAAATTCGCAATTTAGACTCTCTCAAGCTGGCTTTGAGCGATCTGGGCACCGACTGGAAGGCTGGCCCCTGTGATGTCCGTGGCTACCAAGGTCAGACTCAGACCGCCGAGTTAGTGATTTCTCAGGAAAATGGCTACGACATTGGGTTTCGTCGCAATCCTGAAACCGAAGACTACGAGCTGGTGGCCGACCTGCAATATTGGCGTCAGCCGCTCACGGTGGAAGGATTTCTCAGTCAGGTAACCCAGCGCTACGCCTACAACACCGTGATGGCTGAGACTTCTCGTCAGGGCTTTCAGCTGGCCGAGGAGCAGGTGCGCGAAGATGGTTCAGTGCGGCTGGTAGTGCAGCGCTGGAATGGCTAG
- a CDS encoding DNA alkylation repair protein has product MTAYLQMLRAHFEQQANPTQALPMRKYMRNQFEFLGIKGPIQKALVKQFIAEHGLPAADHLEGIVRELWCWPEREYQYVALALLEKQQKQLTPDTIPLLQHLITTKSWWDTVDSIASHNVGQLLKQYPSCREVAIAPWRRAENLWLRRATLLFQLSYKAETDRALLFSLVEQNSDSKEFFIQKAIGWALREYSKVEPGAVQVFVAETPLAALSRREALKWLKAKGKLEPI; this is encoded by the coding sequence ATGACTGCCTACCTGCAAATGCTTAGGGCTCACTTCGAGCAGCAGGCCAACCCTACCCAGGCGCTGCCCATGCGCAAATACATGCGCAATCAGTTTGAGTTCCTCGGCATCAAAGGCCCGATTCAAAAAGCTCTGGTCAAGCAGTTTATTGCCGAGCATGGCCTGCCGGCCGCTGACCACCTAGAGGGCATCGTGCGAGAGCTGTGGTGCTGGCCCGAGCGTGAGTATCAATACGTAGCGCTGGCACTCTTGGAAAAACAGCAGAAACAGCTGACCCCCGACACAATCCCCCTCTTGCAGCACCTAATCACCACTAAATCGTGGTGGGATACTGTAGACTCTATCGCCAGCCACAACGTCGGTCAGCTGCTCAAGCAGTACCCGTCTTGCCGAGAGGTGGCGATCGCCCCCTGGCGCAGGGCCGAAAACCTTTGGCTGCGCCGCGCCACTCTGCTGTTTCAGCTCAGCTACAAAGCCGAGACCGATCGCGCCCTGCTGTTTTCTCTAGTTGAGCAAAACAGCGATTCTAAAGAATTCTTCATTCAAAAGGCGATCGGCTGGGCGCTGCGAGAATATTCCAAAGTTGAGCCAGGAGCTGTGCAGGTGTTTGTGGCCGAGACCCCCCTGGCGGCCCTGAGTCGGCGAGAGGCCCTCAAGTGGCTCAAGGCTAAGGGCAAGTTAGAGCCCATATAA
- a CDS encoding DUF2997 domain-containing protein, with protein METLEFIIYPDGRVKETVTGIVGASCAEVTAAIEAQLGTVVAQQTTSEYFAQHRHQTAADTVAAQAAHSQW; from the coding sequence ATGGAAACTCTAGAGTTCATCATTTACCCCGACGGTCGGGTCAAAGAGACGGTAACGGGTATTGTGGGTGCTTCCTGTGCTGAGGTGACTGCCGCCATTGAGGCTCAGCTTGGCACCGTGGTAGCACAACAAACCACCTCTGAGTATTTCGCCCAGCACCGTCACCAAACGGCTGCCGACACTGTGGCGGCTCAGGCAGCTCACAGTCAGTGGTAA